The Lytechinus variegatus isolate NC3 chromosome 1, Lvar_3.0, whole genome shotgun sequence nucleotide sequence TAACTTTGTAAAttcaatttttgatgaaatcttcagggATAtgcttgtttatttatttttttttgaaaatcgaTTCCAATCAACTGTTCTTCAAGAGGGCTTAACCTTCAATTACTGgccagaataaaaaaatgagaccTACTGACAGTAGACCAATGAGTTTAGCCACCATACTGTTGATattaccaaggagatatctccttgatatTACTGTATAGAGGGAGAGCTGAaagcaaaattgtttttttattttatttttgatgctACTTCACAACCAattgcctaaatctgcaacattgggtAGACTTAAACATTGCAGTTAAGAGGGAATTTTGGAGGCTCTTTTATTACTATCCAGGGCTCTTTGAGCACTTCAAGGATGATATTGACCGATCCTCTgtgtaattttattttccaaaagAGTTGGCACTTTAGATATTCAACTGCTTTGTCagctaaaataaaaaatgatgacataCTGATGTTAGATCTTATATTTTAAACGTATGTAACATTCAATTGATCAAAATAGATTCAGTAACGGTTGTACAGAAAATATATTCTTGTGCGGGAGTATTGTACAAAGAGCCACTAATACGTGTTTGGAACCAATGGGATTTCCTTTCATGCAAATATGTGTGGGATCCATACTAAAACTATACGCAAGGAACTGCCAACAGTAATCACCAGTGTGGCATATACTGTGAATGTTGAtacattaattatttttctaaGAAGTCTCCAGATAATGTGAGTTGAATACCAAATAATGTCTGACATGGGTGTAATTCAATGCACAtttacagatttttaaaaaatctcttTTATGCAAATTTGTCAGATAAGAGTGAAACTAACCTGTATTTCAGCCCAGACATCCTCATCCAATGCTGTACTAGCTACCGTATGTTGCATTGGAACAATATAGCACTGTCCTTCGGAAATACACCTTGTCTGTGGCACACACAGATACACCTGAAAAGAACAATATTTGATTacaggggaatccagccttggtcataaaatgttgtgttggaaaggagaaaaataaatttaacagAATGgcaaaaatttaaaagaaatcagacaagcaataaaaaagttatggctgattaaaaattgaaatccctaagactgtagatttcaaattgccaactgtgtaagtaaattatgacaaggggcaaggacaactatCCCATAGGCCTTGTACTTCGCTAGggaagtaatctaaatataacccaggtagtatattgttttatgtcctcatgaaagaaaaatataatttgaagtaaaatttttgaaaaaattacattttagccatttcatgtattagagtacatggaagagtagtccttgccttacatcactatggcATCACATGTGTGGACactttgaagtctccatgggtatagtgattaacAATACAACTTTTAACAatgcataactttcttattgtttgccTAATAGTGTTTAAattttcacctatcaacttgtctgattttcctttttccGCTTAagacaagtttttatttgggttggattcctcTTTCACTTCACCTGCATTCCAACTGTTGCATCACCATGATATTAAATATGCAGTAATTATGTTTCCAAGTAGCTCAACAAGTATCTTCCTGATGATCTTTGTAAGTTTGCATGGTGTAGTTTATAATGTGGAGAAGGTTTAtggttcaccatgtgtaatatgaagaagggaagaaaatacaggcagaaagattgaaatggaaagacgagAAAGGATGAAAAGGGGAAAGTTGAAGTATTCTTTTCTTGTAAGTGAGTGAAGTCTTGAAAAGGACTAtaaaccagatgagatgagctgaatatGGCTTGAGTAGCGATGCGTTTCGGGCAGGTTCACTGTCTGTCTTCAGGAGTCGAGTAATCTCTCTTCACTTCATCCTGCTACTACTCAAACCATCGCTACTCAAGCCATATTCAACTCATCTCATCTGGTTGACAGTTCAAGTTTCAAAAGGCATATTTTTCAGCCTTTAAATTTCCCTCCGAATAGAAACCTGAGAGCTGTTTGCTTCTATGACCGTGAATGTGGGatattgaacacaccctttgaTAAATTACCTTTAACCCGAGTGCTACAATCAAATGCTTCTTCATCTCTTCACTTTCAAGACAGAAAGGACACTTGGACAGTCTGGACATGGTATGCTGATGGTCAGCGATGGCCTTTGACCTTTCACGTTCCTCCACCTTTGACTTGGACTCGGCCTTTGCTGCTGATGAGACAAACATCTCATCCAGGGTGTTAAACTCCGAATCCAGCAGCGCTAGTTTCTGTTTGATAAAAACAATGGTTATGGTTGTTTGAGGATGTTAACGCTTTTATTACATGTAATCTTCACAAGGGCTGGTTACGTTTGTAAAAGAGATGGGGGGTGGTTTCACAAAAGTTTAAATCTGACTAAATTTTGCACAGTAGCGGGTGGTTTATATTGCATCACCACTTTGGTCATATCACACTCATGCGACATCCCCTGATGCATACTGATCTTTGAGATAACTCATCAAATATCATATGCACTCAAGCATGACTTTTAGTTAATCTTggcactttgtaaaaaaaaacaccccttatTTGGAATACACATGCTAAGCTGACTCCCAACCAATGCTtgacaaattttattttactatACAGTGCATATGAATTAAAATTTAACACTTTGGAAAGGTACCGGTAATTGTAAAATTTACAATATGGGATAATTTTTCACATAAATTCTTGGGCTTCGGTCTGTAAAACTGTAAAACATATGGGAAATAAATGATCACAAATCCAAGGAAATGCACATATGATATAGAAAATCATTGAGAACAGAACAGTGCATACTGTTAACTTTTGTCATTCAATTGTATCTTCTATGAAATCCTTAATTTTTATATGCTGTTGAtcactgttgccatggtaactacCACTGGATTTTAATTTACCAAAATAGTAATGTGTATACCATGTGGTCCAGACCAGATATCATAGGAAGAAATATTCTAGATTGATTACCTTGCTAGCTACTTTGTTGAGAAGTCTGTTATGATCATCAGAAGATCCCATCTTTTCTCTTCTCACCATTGTCTCCaagtcaacatcatcatcatctgcaaagtatctctccctctcccctccctTGTCATGGGTTACAATCTGtgcaaaagataaaaaaatgaaaggctAGTAAACAGCATTCATAATCATGCTGCTCCAATTAGAGACAGTATGGCGTCTCTCCCCTCTGTAATACCTTGACACCTCAATAATTCCATAATGACGGGCTAAGGATCAGACATGAAACCGTTGTACCTGAATTCTAAAAACCAGTTGACAATAGTTATGTACTTACATGGAcgattcaaaattcaaaatctttGTAAGATAGCAATGTCTCTATACATAATTTCAAAAGCAATTTTTACATCATTATTCATCgataacacacacaaaataacATCTTGCAAAATGACATGTCTGTATTCATGTTTCAGAAAAGATacttaaacaaaataagaataaaaaatggCTTTGCAttatactttacaaaatgcTATACAAATTTAACATAATACATAAAGAAGAACCAATACTAGAATGCAAATTTGCTGCTGTATCATGCTCATTAAAAGACCATGATTATCCTTGTTATATGTTGAACTAACAGTTGACAAACAATCAACAAACTGGGCTATATCTTGAAATTTGATACAAACTTacattctttttcttcatcttctttccaCCTGTAGGGGGAGCTGTTTGCTCGGCCAGCGGCCAGCTCTGTCCACTATGGTCAGTTCTGGTCAAGATgacttcttctctttcttcatgTGACCTCTTACCAGTCTTCTTTGAAGGAGGTTTCTCTTTTTCCTTACTCTCCAATTGTTTTGTCTTATGGGCAACCCTGGCCTGACGAGCATTCTCAATTTCTGCTTTCAGTTTCTGAGCAAGGGCCTGTTGAAAGcaatgtttttattaatttctttttaacacTGATTGCAGATATTTATACAgtcatttttacaaaatacattGAAGTATAGTTTCATGCATAACATAATGAATTTAGTAACTGgaatcaaaataatataatatatgttTACAGATAATGTGAGAATGTTATTTATGtgcaaatctatttttttaattcgcTTTTGCCATGGTTTTCCAATACCAGGCAGTAATGGAATATTAGAATAGTGatgacaaaacaaaacaatgtaatTTGTTGACATGATTATTAGATTAAGGTACTCTATAATCCTGATCAATGCTTTTGCCATCAACATTGCTATGATGCCCCCTTTCTTCAGTATCATAATCATATCAATCATCAAGATTAttatcaccattgtcatcatcatcatcatcctcatcatcatcaccaccatcatcattatcatcatcattaccatcaccattatcatcatcatcctcatcatcatcatcatcatcatccaaatcatcatcacaaccacttTCATcaccatccccatcatcattaccgccaccaccatcattatcatcgtcatcatcatcacaaccaccatcatcaccaccaccatcattatcatcatcatcatcacaaccaccaccatcatcatacttatcatcattaccatcaccattatcatcatcttcatcatcaccatcatcatcattttcatcatcatcatcatcacaaccaccaccatcatcatcattatcatccttttcatcatcatcatcatccttttcatcatcatcatcatcaccatcaccgtcatcatcaccatcatctttcaTCATACCTCATTGCCCATGATCTCTGCTTTAACGAGTTTAGCTCCAAGCTGGTTCATCTCAATATCTGATAAAATCTTGACTGGGCTCGGACTCCTCTCTTTATCCTTGTCCCCTCCTCCAGCATCTCCTTCACTAGAATCAGGAGATGAGGATCCAGATGAACCTACATCATCACTCTTCTCTTCATCACTATCACTTCTTCTCCGAGACCTCTTAGAAGATGCAGATAATAACGAAGGTAGCTGTGATGCAGCGGATGAGGAGGAGTGGTCTTTGGATGATAAGTGCCTATCATCCTTCTCAGGTCCGTAGCTGCTTGACTTCCGCCATCCTCCGGATGAGGAGGGGCTTGATCTAGCACCTTCCCTTTCATCATCAGGTCTCTTAAATCCCTGCTTCCTCCAACCCCCACTGGAGGAACTTGATGCTGGTGGAGGTTTCATTCTGGAGGAGGAGGATCTTGAATGAGTTGAAGAATCATCTTCATCCTCTCCTGGTTTCTTAAACCCAGTCTTTCTCCAACTTGGTAAATCATCATTCCTGCTACGTTCCCTTGACGATGATCCTTTATCATACGATGAACGTGATCCATGCCTATCGTCTCTCCTACCACCTTCATCCCCGGGCCTTTGGAATTTTGATCGCAAACTATCACCGTCATCTCCAGGCTTCTTGAAGGCTCTACTGGATATGTCTCTCCTGGAATCAGAGTCATACCTCTGGAATTTATCCCTAGATTCATATCTGTCCTCTCTATTCCTCCCTCCTCTGTCATCTTTCCTTCGATCCCTCTCATCATCTCTCCTTCCTCCTTCTCTTCGTCTgccatccccatcatcatcccttctctttctccatcCTGGTGGTGGTCCTCTAGAATGTCCACCGCTTGCTTCCACTGCCTCGGCAAGGAGTCTCTCATATTCTGCAACAGACTGTCAACATAACAAATTAAATACATTGGTAACATTGCTATTCAActcaacataattatgtaattgTCAATTGTTATCATTGCACTTGTCTTGGTTCCTTTTCATCggcatttcattttctatatttGTCACAGCAGCATGATAGATAAAAGGAGAAGACCTTTGAAATCTCAAATATACTCACTATCTTTACCATCACATATTTGACAAAAACTAGTATATCAGGAAATGTACATTGCTGTTGAAAACCAAACGtttaacagtttttttttcacagcgTTTTTCCTTCAAAGTGATTAAAATCCTCATTTACACACTACAATATTccctacatttatttttgattttttaattatatattttttttcttattcttcccTGCACTTGAGAATCATCACTCAGTTACATATTCCTTATATACATACATTCTATGATATACActaattattctttctttttgtcaATTCTCACTTATGGCATGTGCTATCACGAATGTCTTAGGAAAAAGGTCGTTGACCCAAGAGCCTCTCACGATAATCAACTAATAGTGGTGCATGCAttacaaaacatttatttaatctaaaataaaaattgataaagaacTTACCCCCCACCTTTCAGCCACCACCTCATCTACTGGTCTACCACTCTCCCTGGCCTGCTCGACTGCCCTCTGGTAAGACTTCTTAAGCCAGCTGACACCTCCGTCAACCCCGTGTCCCACCTTCCTGGCTGGCTGAGGTGCTTGATGCCGAGAGGTGTCCCGCTCCTCTGGTAAACCTGTACCCCCATCCTTCCAGTATGGATTCAGCTCTCTGGCAGACTGCACAATCAAAATATTACAGCAGATATTGTAATCAAGTTAAATCTATatcgatggaaaaaataaatctattcctCTGGACTTACTTGTTTAAAGcgaaaattgattttattttcttaggcATCTTATTAAAAGTGTAAGCCAATCTTATTTTTTCGTAGGCACCTTATTTTAAGTGTAAACCAATTCCATTTTCTCAGGCACTATATTCAAAGTGTAAGCCATCTATTTTCTTAGGTATCTTATTAAAAGTGTAAGCCAACTCTGTTTTCTGAGGCAATTAATTTCAAGTGtaagccaatttttttttttttgggggggcaccTTATTTAAAAGTGTAagtcaaaattattttcttagGAA carries:
- the LOC121422548 gene encoding CWF19-like protein 2; amino-acid sequence: MKSKKHKKEKKKKHKKEKHKKRNETSSEESSEPEMEWVESTSSSHQPPKAPSPDPVSITPSEKERDDPLSQGEGNWLESPFLTAATSLADIRKKKNAEKEKEREKAQNLADADYSARELNPYWKDGGTGLPEERDTSRHQAPQPARKVGHGVDGGVSWLKKSYQRAVEQARESGRPVDEVVAERWGSVAEYERLLAEAVEASGGHSRGPPPGWRKRRDDDGDGRRREGGRRDDERDRRKDDRGGRNREDRYESRDKFQRYDSDSRRDISSRAFKKPGDDGDSLRSKFQRPGDEGGRRDDRHGSRSSYDKGSSSRERSRNDDLPSWRKTGFKKPGEDEDDSSTHSRSSSSRMKPPPASSSSSGGWRKQGFKRPDDEREGARSSPSSSGGWRKSSSYGPEKDDRHLSSKDHSSSSAASQLPSLLSASSKRSRRRSDSDEEKSDDVGSSGSSSPDSSEGDAGGGDKDKERSPSPVKILSDIEMNQLGAKLVKAEIMGNEALAQKLKAEIENARQARVAHKTKQLESKEKEKPPSKKTGKRSHEEREEVILTRTDHSGQSWPLAEQTAPPTGGKKMKKKNIVTHDKGGERERYFADDDDVDLETMVRREKMGSSDDHNRLLNKVASKKLALLDSEFNTLDEMFVSSAAKAESKSKVEERERSKAIADHQHTMSRLSKCPFCLESEEMKKHLIVALGLKVYLCVPQTRCISEGQCYIVPMQHTVASTALDEDVWAEIQVFRKGLTRMFEDHEMDVVFLETCMNPKKQRHMCIECLTIPRELGEMAPIYFKKAIQESESEWTQNKKLIDTRQKDIRRSVPRGFPFFSVDFGLDGGFAHVIEDELVFPHYFGKEVIGGLLDVEPRLWRHPPKENFQDQSKRVLELSQWWKPFDWTKKIDREKS